From Scytonema millei VB511283, the proteins below share one genomic window:
- a CDS encoding phosphate ABC transporter substrate-binding/OmpA family protein, which yields MSILSLLLGGSLFFWRSQSISTQSFQRLGDKGNSKAIAILGDTFSGYSTFRSDRLRQALKEVQIEAYYKDEFNQARRARLLNEGQADFLVTTLDQFLKQKPQGKIVGLINYTIGGDAVVLNTKQYPNLRSLQALNQLVQQRRSQNQLGIIFAGDSPSEYLGLLLDAKFEAFRLLDFQTIKVVDAADAWKQLQSNSNLAAAILWEPFVTQARQQGYTVVLSSRDTPGAIVDVIVASDRLLQSQPEKISAFLEAYYRLIDTSISDRLLLQNQIARDSNLSPSDARSVLQGIDFFTSVEAKNWMSDGTLEKRINSTAAVLTLTGRIEQVPPVPQNLFTYQFLNRAASQTQKLISSIRIDNPKLADSLMEGVANDSNFEFETTSNLGNLRVQGEIEFQFGSTTLTRKGKQTLDRLAKQIAEFNLQTVAIRVIGHTSRKGLADLNQKLSQQRAQEVVNYLKQRGLQHKMFAVGKGFSQLRGDLSPYDNRNQRTEIQLLRLKS from the coding sequence GTGTCAATACTATCACTGCTACTGGGAGGAAGCTTGTTCTTTTGGCGCAGTCAAAGCATTAGCACTCAAAGTTTTCAGCGGTTAGGAGATAAGGGTAACTCAAAAGCGATCGCAATTTTGGGCGACACCTTTAGCGGCTACAGTACTTTTCGGAGCGATCGATTGCGGCAAGCACTCAAAGAAGTTCAAATTGAAGCGTACTATAAAGATGAATTTAATCAAGCTCGACGCGCTCGACTTTTAAATGAAGGACAAGCCGATTTCTTAGTCACAACTCTAGATCAGTTTTTGAAACAAAAACCTCAAGGGAAAATAGTTGGTTTAATTAACTATACAATCGGAGGTGATGCGGTTGTTTTAAACACGAAACAATATCCTAACCTCAGATCGCTCCAAGCTCTGAACCAATTAGTACAACAGAGGCGATCGCAAAACCAGTTAGGCATCATTTTTGCTGGCGATTCTCCCAGTGAATATCTAGGTTTGTTGCTAGATGCTAAATTTGAAGCATTTAGGTTATTAGATTTTCAAACAATAAAAGTAGTCGATGCTGCTGATGCCTGGAAGCAATTGCAATCTAATTCAAATCTAGCAGCAGCTATACTTTGGGAACCTTTTGTCACGCAAGCTCGGCAACAAGGATATACAGTGGTCTTGTCAAGTCGAGATACTCCAGGTGCAATTGTCGATGTTATTGTTGCTAGCGATCGCCTTCTTCAATCGCAACCTGAAAAAATTTCAGCTTTTTTAGAAGCTTATTATCGTTTAATTGATACGTCTATTAGCGATCGTCTGTTGTTGCAAAATCAAATTGCCCGGGATAGCAATTTATCACCCAGCGATGCAAGATCTGTCTTGCAAGGAATTGATTTTTTTACGTCAGTTGAGGCGAAAAACTGGATGAGCGATGGCACGCTAGAGAAAAGAATAAATTCTACAGCTGCGGTGTTGACGTTAACAGGTAGGATAGAACAAGTACCTCCAGTTCCTCAGAATTTATTTACTTACCAGTTCCTCAATCGCGCTGCTAGTCAAACCCAAAAACTCATTAGTTCGATCCGCATTGACAATCCAAAACTAGCAGATAGTCTAATGGAAGGAGTAGCGAACGATTCTAATTTTGAATTTGAAACCACTTCTAATCTAGGAAATTTGCGCGTACAAGGGGAGATAGAGTTTCAATTTGGCTCGACTACACTAACAAGGAAAGGTAAGCAAACACTCGATAGATTGGCTAAGCAAATAGCCGAATTTAATTTGCAGACTGTAGCTATAAGAGTTATCGGTCATACTTCTAGAAAAGGATTAGCCGATTTAAATCAAAAACTCAGCCAACAAAGAGCGCAAGAAGTTGTTAATTATCTCAAACAACGCGGTCTGCAACACAAAATGTTTGCAGTAGGAAAAGGCTTTAGCCAGCTTAGAGGAGATCTTTCTCCCTATGATAACCGGAACCAACGAACAGAGATTCAATTGTTGCGATTGAAGAGTTAA
- a CDS encoding CHASE domain-containing protein — protein MKANLFGRYLQLRRSWIPYFVLAIALLFTTAATYYVSSTVQNKERLRFENDVQTTQAKIQDRIEAYITLLRAGSGLFAASEAVTPQEFRAFVNRTKLRGSYPGIQGIGYSARVPAAAKDAFVNQIQQQGIALSIRPNYPRSEYHTIIYLEPQDRRNRVAIGYDMFSEPVRRNAMERARDTGSPAASGKVTLVQEIDKHKQAGFLIYVPVYRGGDIPATKVQRQTELVGFVYSPFRADDLINGIFGDEDRLVNFEIYDSNNVSSANLLHSSRSHTLNNRYQPQFQIIKTIDLAGRTWSLVFTSHPELELASDINLAPFVAFIGVAMSMILFAMTHSLSSSRKAAERSAAALTESEKRFRRLVESNIFGVAFGDFQGKIHYANDYFLQLVGYEREDLLAGKLHWNSLTPAEFLPLDLQAAEELKKHGIAAPFEKQYIRKDGTRVPILIGGALLADTNTPRSEIIGFILDLSDRKAAQEALRWSEERYRSLVEATTNIIWDTQAEGEVLTELPGWSAFTGQKFEEYQGWGWIEAIHPEDRDRTAQAWLKALAHRSMYEIEHRVRRYDGEYRYMTARGVPVMETDGSVREWIGVHTDITERKQAEVERERLLQREKVAREEAETANRIKDEFLATLSHELRTPLNAMLGWTQLLRNRKFNEETTARALETIDRNTKSLAQLIEDILDMSRIVTGKLHLEIRTIDIAPVIVAAIETVLPAATAKNIQIESKLDSSVRPVMGDANRLQQVFWNLLANAVKFTPKDGRIEVRVFLLDSQVQIQVADNGKGISPEFLPHVFDRFLQADSTTTREYGGLGLGLSIVRHLVELHGGTVRAESAGLGKGATFTVVLPIRAVDYNLDEPEQPQSQKAETAIAPPSLEGLRIVVVDDEADARDLLDTVLSQYGAKVVTCATARDTIEAIAQFQPHVLVSDIGMPQEDGYALIHRLRQLPPEQGGQIPAIALTAYARAEDCDRALAAGFQRHIAKPVNPDKLAAVVSELTRKVTSGW, from the coding sequence ATGAAAGCGAACTTATTTGGGAGGTATCTACAACTGCGTCGAAGTTGGATTCCCTATTTTGTATTGGCGATCGCGCTCTTATTTACTACGGCAGCTACTTATTATGTATCGAGTACGGTTCAAAATAAAGAGCGGTTGCGGTTTGAAAATGATGTCCAAACAACTCAAGCCAAGATTCAAGATCGGATTGAGGCTTACATAACTCTGTTACGGGCAGGAAGTGGTCTATTTGCTGCAAGTGAAGCAGTAACACCGCAAGAATTTCGAGCTTTTGTCAATCGGACGAAATTACGCGGTAGCTATCCTGGGATTCAAGGAATTGGCTATTCGGCGCGAGTGCCAGCAGCAGCAAAAGATGCATTTGTCAACCAGATACAGCAACAGGGAATTGCTTTGAGCATCCGCCCCAACTATCCTCGCTCGGAATATCACACCATTATCTATCTAGAACCACAAGATCGCCGCAACCGAGTCGCAATTGGTTACGATATGTTCTCTGAGCCAGTACGCCGCAATGCGATGGAACGCGCCCGAGACACTGGTAGTCCAGCTGCTTCAGGTAAAGTGACTTTGGTTCAAGAAATCGACAAACACAAGCAAGCGGGTTTTCTCATCTATGTTCCGGTTTATCGTGGTGGTGATATTCCCGCCACGAAAGTACAAAGACAGACAGAGTTAGTTGGTTTTGTTTACAGTCCTTTTCGAGCTGACGATTTGATTAATGGTATTTTTGGCGATGAAGACCGCTTGGTGAATTTTGAAATTTACGATAGTAACAACGTCAGCTCGGCAAATTTGCTACACTCATCCAGGTCTCATACGCTAAATAACCGCTATCAGCCGCAATTTCAGATTATCAAAACGATCGATCTTGCCGGACGTACTTGGAGTTTAGTTTTTACCTCTCACCCTGAATTAGAACTGGCTTCAGACATCAATCTCGCACCTTTCGTCGCCTTTATTGGAGTGGCGATGAGTATGATTCTATTTGCCATGACGCACTCGCTCTCTTCGTCGCGCAAAGCCGCCGAGCGATCGGCAGCAGCTCTGACAGAGAGTGAAAAGCGGTTTCGACGTTTGGTAGAGTCAAATATTTTTGGCGTTGCCTTTGGTGACTTTCAGGGGAAAATTCATTATGCAAACGACTATTTTCTCCAACTTGTAGGTTACGAGCGAGAAGATTTGCTGGCAGGAAAATTGCATTGGAACAGTTTAACTCCTGCGGAGTTTCTTCCTTTAGATCTTCAGGCAGCTGAAGAACTGAAAAAACACGGAATTGCAGCTCCATTTGAGAAACAATATATCCGTAAAGATGGTACGCGAGTCCCAATTCTGATTGGTGGCGCATTGTTAGCAGATACAAATACGCCTCGATCGGAAATTATCGGCTTTATTCTAGATTTGAGCGATCGCAAAGCTGCGCAGGAAGCTCTACGTTGGAGTGAAGAACGTTATCGTTCTCTAGTAGAAGCGACGACAAACATTATTTGGGATACTCAAGCAGAAGGGGAAGTCCTTACCGAACTGCCTGGATGGAGTGCTTTTACCGGACAGAAGTTTGAAGAATATCAAGGATGGGGATGGATTGAAGCGATTCATCCAGAAGATCGCGATCGCACTGCGCAAGCATGGTTAAAAGCTCTAGCTCATCGCAGCATGTACGAAATTGAGCATCGGGTGCGGCGCTACGACGGCGAGTATAGATACATGACTGCCCGTGGCGTGCCAGTTATGGAGACAGATGGTAGCGTGCGGGAATGGATCGGCGTTCATACTGACATTACGGAACGCAAGCAAGCGGAAGTAGAACGAGAACGATTGTTACAACGGGAAAAGGTAGCTCGCGAAGAAGCAGAAACAGCCAATCGAATCAAGGACGAGTTTTTGGCTACCCTATCTCACGAATTACGCACGCCTTTAAATGCGATGCTGGGGTGGACGCAGTTACTTCGTAACCGCAAGTTTAACGAAGAGACGACAGCGCGCGCTTTAGAGACTATCGATCGCAATACAAAATCTCTGGCGCAGTTGATCGAAGATATTTTAGATATGTCGCGGATCGTTACGGGAAAGCTGCATTTAGAGATCCGCACGATAGACATTGCACCAGTTATCGTTGCTGCGATTGAAACCGTATTACCCGCAGCAACAGCCAAAAACATTCAGATTGAATCGAAATTAGATTCTAGCGTTAGACCAGTCATGGGAGATGCCAACCGCTTGCAGCAAGTATTCTGGAATTTGCTGGCTAATGCCGTTAAATTTACTCCCAAGGACGGACGGATTGAAGTGCGTGTATTTCTGTTGGATTCTCAGGTACAAATACAAGTCGCTGATAACGGAAAAGGTATTAGTCCCGAGTTTTTACCCCATGTCTTCGATCGCTTCTTGCAAGCAGACAGCACTACGACCAGAGAGTATGGTGGTTTAGGACTGGGTTTATCGATCGTGCGGCATTTGGTAGAACTGCATGGTGGTACGGTAAGAGCTGAAAGTGCAGGATTGGGTAAAGGGGCTACATTTACCGTAGTTCTGCCAATTCGCGCCGTAGATTACAATCTAGATGAGCCAGAACAACCTCAGAGTCAAAAAGCAGAAACTGCGATCGCACCTCCCTCCCTAGAAGGTTTACGGATCGTCGTCGTCGATGATGAAGCCGATGCCAGAGACTTACTCGATACAGTTTTGAGCCAGTATGGAGCTAAAGTTGTGACTTGTGCAACTGCACGGGATACGATTGAGGCGATCGCTCAATTTCAGCCGCACGTCCTCGTTAGCGATATTGGAATGCCACAAGAGGATGGATATGCTTTGATTCATCGCTTGCGACAACTACCACCAGAACAAGGCGGACAAATTCCCGCGATCGCGCTGACAGCCTATGCTAGAGCAGAAGATTGCGATCGAGCGTTAGCAGCAGGTTTTCAACGTCACATTGCCAAGCCAGTCAATCCCGATAAATTAGCTGCGGTTGTAAGTGAATTGACTCGAAAAGTGACTAGTGGCTGGTGA